The DNA region GTCCAATCGTTGCAGCCATTCTTGAAAAAGAGAACGCAGTGGAGGAATTCAGAAATTTGATTGGGGCTACAGACCCTGCTAAAGCTGCACCGGGAACTATCCGCGCCTTGTATGCAAAAAATGTAGGTGAAAATGCAGTTCACGGATCTGACTCGGATGAAAATGCTCAAATTGAAGGCAGTTTTCATTTTGCAGGTACGGAAATATTTTAGCGAAGAAGTGTTTTTAGAAAAGAAGTCTAAAGGTTATTTCTTCTTACCTACAGCCTATAGACTACCGACTATTGGTTTTTTGCTTGACAGCTTTTCAGCTTGACAGCTTAAAAGCTAAAAAGCTTTCCTTCTCATTGCTTCCTATAACTAAGAAACTTCAGAATTTGTTCGATTTGATCATAGCTTAAGCTATCTGCAAATGTATGTGTTTGCCCGTCCTTCATAGCTAGTTTAGCTTTATAGGTATCCAATTGGGCTTGGCTAAAATTTGGAATACTATCTTTCCCTTTATGGTAGATGCCGTGACAACTTGAACAATTATTGATGTAAAGTACTTTTCCCTGTTCAAAATATGCAATGAGGTTGCGTTTATTTTCCTTAGATATGGTATCCGGGATGTAATACTGTTCCTTTGGTTTACTGCATTGCAAAAAAGCAAACAGCACAGAGCAAGCTAAAAAATAATTGATTTTAGTCATTAATATTCTCCCCCTACTTTGCGTTTATTTAATTCTTTTTTACCAGACAAAGGTAAGGAAGCCGGAGGTACTTGAACAGGGATCTTTTCTGTAAGTGAATTAATAAATAGTTTAAGTTTTTGTTTCTCCAAATCTGTCAATTCCAATTTGTCCGATGAAAGACTTTGGTTAGGGATTGAAAGTCCTTTCCCTACCCCACCTCCGGCATTGTAAAATTCGATAACCTCATCTAAAGTTCGAAATACGCCTTGGTGCATATAGGGCATGGTGTGAGCTGCATTACGAATGCTGCCGGTTCGAAATGCGTGGCTGGTTTCAGTTGCAGGATTTATTTTGTAGCGACCTGAATCCGGACTTATTGCTTTGAAAAACGTATCTGATGGAACACCAATTACTTCAAATTCACTACCGATATAGGGAGGTTTTACCCCGTTAAATTGTGGCACAAAATGACAGGTGCCACATTGCGCTTTTCCCATAAAAAGATTAAAACCATCTTGAACATCTTTTGAGAGTTCAAGTTTTTGGTTCATAGCTAAATCAAAATCAGCTTCATAAAAACTAAACTCCGCATAATATAAAATTATTGCTGCACTAAGATGTTCAAAACTAATTGCTGAAAATCCTCCATAATTTTTAAAAGGTTGAAATCTTGATTTATATTCATTGCAACTCAGTATGTTTTTGAGAATACTTTGTTGGTTAGCGTTGAGTTCTTCCGGATTATGGATTACATCGGTGAGTTGACTCTTTAAATCGATGTGTTTTCCATCCATCATAATTAAATGATTATGAACAACATTTGTTAAGGAAGGAGCACTGCGTAACAGTCTTGATTTTTGATCAAATTTTAAAGCCGTTTTATTTAAGGTATCAGTAAAAAATGTTGTTGGTTGATGGCAGGATGCACAAGCTCTTTTTAAATTTCCGGATAAAATCGGATCATAAAAAAGAAGCTTGCCCAAAGCCCTGATTTCATTGAGTATTGAATCATTTTTGATGCCTCTGAAAATCCCTTTAAAATCCTGGCCTTCGTACAAGGTTTTATCAAAAATAGATACTGCTTGATTATTTAAACTGTAATCATTGAAGTTTTTTGTTTTAAGCTTTTTGTCAACTATTTGTTCCTGGTTAATTTTGAATAAGGGATTTACATAATCACGTATAAATTTAAAATGATCGAATGCATTTATATTCGAAGATTGCATTCGAACAAACTCAATCATTTCTGAAAATAAATTTCGATACGATTCTGGAAAACGCAAAGCAGGATATGCTTGATTATAAAATGCATAAATTTCTGGCATTGAAGCAAGCATGAACTTTAATTCCGGGATCACAGCATTTGGATCCGGACATTCAAAACCTGTTGTATAAATAGCTGCGAGATTGAGCAGAAATAAACGGTTAGCAAAATAAAAATGATCGGGAATATTGAATTGCACCGTAACTGAATCCTGAAGAAAGAGTTTGCTGCTTTCGAAACCGGATTTGAGTAAATAGATCAATGAATCTTTCCTGATTTCTGCTTCCTCCAGGTAGGATTCTGCTAATCCCAAACCAGCACCAATTCGTTTATAGGGAGCTTCAAATTTTTCAAATACTTCGGTTTCCCATTCAACCAATAATGGGCCATTAATTTTACGATACAAGTTTGGATGCAAATACCGAATCCAAAAATCAACGGATTTTAATAGCAATCGATTTTGGTGGATCATTTCTTTGCAACGTTGACGGGATCCAGGGCCATCAAGATTCTCAAATGCCAGATAATCAATTAGTTGCCCTTGTGATGAGGTAAATTCTTGCAGACGGTTTTCAAACAAGTGAAAATACGGGCTGGATTTATAATCTGTTTCTGACAATAGAAGTCCAGCGATCGGAACCAGTAAAATTGGCACAAAATTTAAAAAACGGGCACTCTTCAGTTTCAAACTTTAAAATTTGGCAACATATTAGATAAAATTCAAAAGTATAAAATATCTCACTATTGAAATGTTAAGAAATTATTGTTGGAAAGCTTCCTAAAGTACCTAATTTGTTGGCAAGTTCAGGAGTAATTTTTGCACGTTCATCCGGAAAGTCAATGTTAGTTACTTGAATATCAGTATTTTGTTGCACAAATTAAAATAAAACATAAATTTTTTTATGTTGAGAAATTTGATTAATTTTGATTTGACGTAGTAAATTTTTTTTATCTATAATGGCTTGTGATTCAGTGGGGTATTAGATTTTTTATTTAATATTGCACCGGATTCGTTGTTCTAGGTAATGTATGTAATTAGACGACCTGAGTATAAAATGATTGTAAAGTCATTTATTTGCTATTTGATTGGCATCAAGTTCTTCATGAACTCTGGAATTTCTTTTTCCATTTCAGGCCTTCGATTCAACCGAATCTATTTATCTTCTCAAATTGTCATTTTTTTAAAAGATCTACTTAAGAATTCCTTTTCACAAAATCTGAATTGGAGTTTCAAACCGTATATCTATTTTACTCTTTCCCAACCGGTTAAAGCAAACAAAACATGAGCAACCAAACGAAACGAAGCGACGTATTTTATACTAGACAAATTTTGGCCTCCACTTCCCAAAACGTTATACACATGCACGATTATATGCCTTTGAAAAAGTACTTTTCTTGTTTTACTAAATCATCAGGATTCTTAAAAACCTGGCTTCTTTCTGTAGTTTTAAGTTTAACCCTTGTTCAATCAGGCACTTATGCCCAGGGTAAGATATCCCCTACTCCTGAAATGGAACAAAAAGTACGTGAAACGCTCAAGAAGAATGCAGAAACCATCCGGTTTATGGAAAACAAAGGGCAATTGGGGAATTCCAAAGTACTTTATTATTTTGAAAGTCGGCAAGGAGCGGTCAGTGTAGAAAGAGACCGCATTCGATTTACTGCCTTGGATTATATATCCCTTAAAAAAGAAGAACAAATAACAGATAAAGAAAAAACAATTCTGGAAGATCAACCCATGTTGGCTGGGACCCATACGTTTACTTTGCATTTTGAAGGCGCCAATCTCGGCGCTGCAATCGAATTAGGAAAAACTTTTGAAACCCGATACAATTATTTCCTGGATTCAGATTCAACTAAATGGGCTACTCATGTGCGCGCTGCCAAGGATTTGTTATTTAAAAACATATATCCAGGGATAGATTTAAGGTTGTACAGCGATGACAATGGGGCTATGGAGTTTGACTGGATCATTGCCCCGGGAGCAGATTACCACAACATCAATATGAATTTTACGGGACATGATAAACTGGACATTGGTAGAAATGGTGAACTCAAAGTGGGCTTGCATTTTACTGATGTATCTTTTCATATTCCTGAATCTTATCAAGTAACACCTGATGGCAAGAAAGAACTGGCTTTTAATTTCATTAAGCTGGATAAGTCTCATGTAGGTTTTAATACCAAATCATCTTTTGATCCTGCCCTGCCAATCGTTATCGACCCGACTTTAAGTTGGGGAACCTATATGGATGATCAATCTGGAACATTTGATGAATATTTGTATGCCATCCAATTGGATACTCTTACTTCAATCATGTATTGTGCTGGAGCAACTAATAAAAATATAACATTTAATTCTGCACCATATGATGCGAATGGATATGTAAACGATTTAGGTGCAGGCTTAGGAGGAGGTTCTAATACCACAAGGAGTGCTGCCGTATTGTATCGCATAAGCTCAACCGGTAATGACCTGATTGATTTAACATTGTATGGTAGGGCTTCTGGTACATATGTAAATGGGAATCAAACAGTTGCTCATGCTTTGAGTTTATCTCAAAATCGTGTTTTTATTGGAGGCTACACAACGGTGGACATCCCTATGACAGGCAGTCCTTTTGATAATACCAGAGGCGCTATAGATGCTTTTATTGCCGTCTTTTCCAGAGATTTAGGCACACTGCATTATTCGACTTATTTAGGAAGTGATGCTGG from Saprospiraceae bacterium includes:
- a CDS encoding nucleoside-diphosphate kinase, yielding MATNRTFTMIKPDAVKSGYSGKILNQICDAGFKIVAMKFTRLSKEKAGEFYAVHAARPFYGELVDFMSSGPIVAAILEKENAVEEFRNLIGATDPAKAAPGTIRALYAKNVGENAVHGSDSDENAQIEGSFHFAGTEIF
- a CDS encoding c-type cytochrome, translating into MTKINYFLACSVLFAFLQCSKPKEQYYIPDTISKENKRNLIAYFEQGKVLYINNCSSCHGIYHKGKDSIPNFSQAQLDTYKAKLAMKDGQTHTFADSLSYDQIEQILKFLSYRKQ
- a CDS encoding cytochrome C peroxidase, coding for MPILLVPIAGLLLSETDYKSSPYFHLFENRLQEFTSSQGQLIDYLAFENLDGPGSRQRCKEMIHQNRLLLKSVDFWIRYLHPNLYRKINGPLLVEWETEVFEKFEAPYKRIGAGLGLAESYLEEAEIRKDSLIYLLKSGFESSKLFLQDSVTVQFNIPDHFYFANRLFLLNLAAIYTTGFECPDPNAVIPELKFMLASMPEIYAFYNQAYPALRFPESYRNLFSEMIEFVRMQSSNINAFDHFKFIRDYVNPLFKINQEQIVDKKLKTKNFNDYSLNNQAVSIFDKTLYEGQDFKGIFRGIKNDSILNEIRALGKLLFYDPILSGNLKRACASCHQPTTFFTDTLNKTALKFDQKSRLLRSAPSLTNVVHNHLIMMDGKHIDLKSQLTDVIHNPEELNANQQSILKNILSCNEYKSRFQPFKNYGGFSAISFEHLSAAIILYYAEFSFYEADFDLAMNQKLELSKDVQDGFNLFMGKAQCGTCHFVPQFNGVKPPYIGSEFEVIGVPSDTFFKAISPDSGRYKINPATETSHAFRTGSIRNAAHTMPYMHQGVFRTLDEVIEFYNAGGGVGKGLSIPNQSLSSDKLELTDLEKQKLKLFINSLTEKIPVQVPPASLPLSGKKELNKRKVGGEY